The genomic interval aagtacaatatgtagaatgcTATTAGAATTTCActctaaaatatctaaattaataaaataaaataaaaaagcctaaaccttttgttatatatatactgtatatacaccaGATATAAGGAGGTGGGAACTACTACTACTGAAAGTTGCCATGCTGTTTTTGTAAGACCTTGAAAATAAGGTCatttaaattatacttggatacatttgctcatcggtaaacatattctcttcctcggGTCTCTCCTGCccgttcgtcttgactacggtcaacgcagagttcgttttcatcgggCGTTGtgttggagtagcagagagaatcactcgcatgattccctgccagcctgGACGTAATCTTTTGTTATCATTTCGATAGAGAGCCCCCTGGTTGtagaatttacatactgtgcgtttaagtgctttttttttgactacttttccacatgaaaaaaaaaaaaaaaacaaccaatgaaAGCACGTATTCTAGCTGTACATTGGTTTCTAAGTTAGAAATGTCAACAGAAGGATCTCCACCATTGCACAGATCCACTGCAGTGTGAACATGTGTCCTGTTGAAGTCCGCGTCATTGTTTGAAAGGAGAGACGGTTGATGTCAGAAGGTGGCCACAGACGGCATTGATAAGACTGATCGAGATGTTTTGGCTCCAAATCGATTGTGCTGACGACAAATTGCCTTTCATACTGGTCCATCTGGATCTCTGTTCTGGCAGAGTCTGTTAAGTTTAAGTCTCCTTGGGACCAGTGGACGTTGCAGAGGGGAAAATGGCAACTGAACCAACACGTAGCCTGAGTACTATTGATGGAGTAGTTTCGACTCGCGGCACATTCTGTAAAAGATGCCAAAAGACAGTGACAAAATGATCatcaaacatgaataaataatcatgCAAGGACAAAACTGGAATGACTATAAGGAATCTAGACAGATTGGACATGTTGGCAAATTTTATGAAAAGACACTGTTGACAAGACTGGACGAGGGAATGCTGCTAGTGCAGCTGTTTGCgtcacattaaaacaaaaaaaggaagtctTTAGAATGCATCATTCCGAATACATTAAATATACCCTCTTTTGTCTTATATGACATCCTGGACCAAGATAGTTTATAGTCTAAGAGctagggagaggaagacaaaagcCTGGGAAAGAAAATGCTTGAACAAATTTGTAGAGAAGTTAAATGACTGAACAAAATTGCAGGGATGTGTAGAGTATACACAGGAATGGCTCAATATGGGTTAGCTATGGCGATTCCTTGAGTGGACTCACCTTGTACTGTCACTTGTGTAGGGGACCACTTTCCTCCAACAGTGGAGCGTATCTTGCAGAGGTACTTTCCCGTGTCGACTGGCATCACGTTGGTGAGAGTCAGCTTGAGTGTGTTTTGGGGACTGTTTTCACACTGACCCTTATGTGGAGGAAGACCATTTTCATATTCACActttgtcctgtttttaaaCACCCATGAAAATACTTTAATGTCCATGGGTCTTGATGGTCTTGCCTCACAGGTCAGTGTCACGTTGTCTCCACATTGTGCTATCACCTGGGGAACAGTGTGCAGCTCCATTGCCCGACTGACTGaatgatcagagagagagatcagttagtcaaaaacagaacacagcCTGATGATTTACTCTCAAAAATTAACTTCATTCATTTATCTTCATTAACAAAACTTCATTCAGTAtagcttttattattattattccatgTTATGCTTAGGAAGCAGGGGCATGTCCAAGGGGTGGCACAGGCCTAGTGTGGAATTTGATTGGCCACCCCATGTGTGCCACCAAAGAAATCCTCAGCCATCATTGGCAATCTACCCGGTCAGAGGAGTTACTTAAATTCAAACTGACAAATTACAATCCTCTTTCAGTGATTTTCAGTTTGAGTCTTAATGTATAGAGCACAGGAAATGTGTACGCTTCAACCACTCTTGTGTATTtaatttcacacaaaaaaatcaccaaTGGCTGGAGAGTATACTGTAAGATGCCCGGATGTAATTCATTAAAATAGTTATGGCTGgtccaaacagaaacaaacctATGGTAGTAGTACATATCTGTGAGCACAAACAAAGTTGTGCCATGCCACCCTTACAAAGGTCAGGGccaccaaagtaaaaaaaaaaaaagaaatctctgcTCTTTTTATGTACTCTATAGATAATCAGTCTCCGGGTAACAGTTCTTTTTTAGAGTTGGGcctttaaaggggtcatattatgctttttctggttttatatgctccttagtgtgttttccaagtgtcctgtgcatgtttaggcacatctatgtgcaaaaattcaaagtctgcggaaacgcagcttctacTACgttctcctgttagctgcagcattagctgcacgtaacgctcggttctagcccccctcgaaaaaatgttttgcccgtgtgacgtcttgtcagtgtgatatcactgatctaagcccattggctcgttgtggcaagcccagcagctcatgttgcacgcccattaaatTCTGTAGCACggccacgatatgccgtagcctgcggtagcacagtagtgctaaggtgctaatgtttatgccccccttggagccaaagtggctgcattcccaatatggtaaaaggggcgtgacatttccgagaaccgtgctgagcgactgaccaattacggcagagccgacaggccgaccaatcagatcagacttggcacacgtggggactctgaacgtgggcacttcagagccttagagagagagggtcagaagcgagccggtgcatggagcggcagtacatgaaaacagacactttttttgaactgtagctattgtgaacatactttagtaggtacatagattaaatatacgaaccccaaaaagggcataatatgacctctttaaaacactttgttgGGGAAAAAGAACGGATTATGTCAAAGGtattaaaggacatttttggaaaattattttattgatttaattttcatatttttttgctgAAAATTGGAATTGAAATATAGATGTTAGTACTGAAAAAGCTTCAGCTAGTTAGTTtaaacatgaaaccaaaactaaaaaaaaggtccaaaagCTCAATTACCTCCATTCATaaataaagcaataaaacatCAGTCAGCACTTCTAAATATATAACTTTACGCAGGATGTCTTTTCCCCCTTGTAAATTTGCCGGTAATGATGCGTGTGCTCTGGTGCTTTCTTGGATTGTGTCCGTGTGAAGGAGTCctttggattattttttaacGTCTtaggtccttctctgagagcaccgacctTCTTCTAGGGAGGGGCCAAAGCGCAAGAGTTTCCTTCTACTTTACGGGATGTTTTATCTTTGATTGACATGAAAACCCCAAAGGGTTCAAATGGAAACCAAAGTATTTTTGGACCATTATTGGGTGGAACTATGGTAGCTGTAAGCGATGTGAAGTTAAGTTTTGAACGTGTTGCTACAAGAGACAAGAGAGCTATCAAGCATTTATTTGACTTACTTTCAGCCATTTAGGGAATAAGTGTTTCAAACAATGTCAAAGTCGTAAAACAGTGGTAGATATGATGAGACATTTACCAGTAACACAAGAGACAGTGGTAGAAAACATTCAAGACCGTTCCAAGGAAAttttagtttaaacattttctctaaaGATCTACATCTTGTCATTTTCCTTTATTGAATGTAAAGGTGCACAGCATATGTTACATATCTTTGATGATAGAACACAAAACAAAGGGTTAGGGCTCACCAGATATGAAGACTGCTGAAACTATCCAGGTGATAGAAACCCGTGGGGAAACATGCTCAGTGAATCCCATCACTTGGATCTGTTTAAACCAATAGAACTCCGTTAGAGAAGCACATAATACCTCATCCTAAAGAGCTAAACGTGAGGAGTAACGAGGGTGTCTGTACTCACCACGGTGATCTCCTGATCATAACTAGGAAACGTCTGCCAGGTTAATATCTGCTTCATGTAATGTGTTGGAGCTTAAAAGAAACACTGCCAGGAAGAGAGTCAACTGAGTCCTAAACCTCAGATCATGTGGTGTCTGGTTTTTCACTTCAGCGTGAGGCAACATGCCCCGGAATGAGGGACTCCGCAGAAACATGACAAAGAGCAACAAGTTTCATTTCCTAGATTCTTCATTATAGCTCTATTGCGAAACTATGACACATCCAAATTAGTTTCAGTTATTcgatgtgctgtttttttttagcccttCATGGTCATACAACATTAAAGCCATACATATATATCCAACATTTACcacattcataaaaaatattttgttgtaaaCTTGGATTAAACCAGTGTCAGTCACCAATAAGTATCTATAGCaatctttttatacttttttgaccATGTAAACAATtccatttaaaaccaaaagGCCACTGAGCATTTGATGTCTCATTCTTTTGCAGTTCAACAAAAATGAGTGCTGacatttctgattctgacattTTGTCACAAGTTTAATTTTTCTCTCATGCACAATGTAAGCAGCATGTTGTACACTAGTTTATCTGTTCaggatttttgttgttttatcaaTCTGTGGATCTAAATGCCAAAGAGAGAGGTGATCTTATGTCAGGGTAGTGCCAGGAAAACATGTTCAGACTGACATTGATAACATTGGTTAGGAACCAACATGGAATTGGAGTTGAGTTTGAAACCAGAGTTTCAACAAAGTttcatagtgttttttttttaatgcaatgaCAATGAAGTGTCTTATCTATAAATCTTCATTATCCAGCACATTGCTTTGTACATTTCCAAGAACAAGCTTTCTTCATTTTTGTCTGGAATGTGGCCGTAATGCCAAAACAAGTAAGTGCGTGTCATGAgttcaggagaaaaacaactgGGATGAATTGAATGATTAATTTTAACAAAGGCAAAAACTAAAGCTTACTTCTTTTAAGTCTAACAAAAACCcaccaaaaaaagagagactgttCTGAGAGGGTAGGGAATGggttgagagaaagaaaaagacagcgAGATTCAGCCCTGGCATACCCAGCGAAACAGAACCAAGGCTGATGGATGAGACACCACGGTTTGTTATTAGAAACACCTAGAAAGAACGAAGAGGATGAACAATGACAGAGAAGAAACAGTACGTGTATGATGGTTTATAAGGGCCTTCTGGGCAACTTGAAATCTTGCGCATCAGTGTTTTTAGGACCTTGGTGTACACTTAAAGTTTTTTTAGGAATCAAAGATGGCGTGCAGTTTTACAGCCATGGAGCAGACTGTATGttcctatgggatgttttcttGCTCTGGCGTACTTTCAAGGGGTGATGATAATCTTACAACGTCCGGATGCATCTAGAAAAACTGAATTATAAAGTGTTGATGAAGCAGATCCAACTAACTCCAAGGAAAtatatcagcttttttttttttttttttaaatagccttTTATCTCAAGCGTTAATATTGTTCCTGGCCGACTTGGAATGAGCAAACCCCCTGTTCTAGTATCACTCTTGTGCATCATTTTAGTCTAGCTGCAGTTCTTTGAGCATCCACAAAGAGGCAGTGTTGCTCTGTGTATACATACAGATGCAGCATTAGGGTTGGGGTGGTTAATCCTGGGAAGATtcaacccatttttttttacgtgtaTATACCAAAATTGCATCAAGCCTGTTTGCTTAGCACCACTGTCTCCTCTATGGGTAAAGTatgaaaaatgaaggaaatgCACTCCACTTACATTGGATCGTGACATTTGGATGTCGTTTTAATACTGATTAAAAAACACCTCATTGAagtgaggaagaaaataaaccatccatccatcgagGTCAGGTCGAGGTGGCAGCAAGCGCattaagtcaacccagacttccttctccccagcaacgtttccTCTGTGTCTacccccggggtctcctcccggTCGGGAGTGCCcagaaaacctccctaaggcaggcgtccaggaggcatccttcATAAAGTCATTACCCCCCCCacagttgttttctttatataCTGCACTATCATCTTGTCAACTGAAGGTATAACTTTTCCAGATGGCAGATATCGCAGAGTGCACAAAAACTGTAGAGCAGACAGATGTGAAGCTGACTCGGTCCCTGGCCTTCAGATCGGCCCCCCTCCTATGAGAGAGCTCATAATAAATGTGGACAGACCTAGCCTGTCCTCGCTCCCTGCGGCTGAGTCGCTGAATCAGCTCGGTTAGTAGCACAATTATGAGTTTCCATGTGACATTTGACAAACGTTAACCTTCTCTCCAACTACAAGGGTACTGTCAGGCTGGCCAAAGTTGTTAGCACGGCAGTACCTCTGTGACAAAACCCAGTGAGTCACagtgacccccccctccccctctgtacTCACGAATCCTTCCATGACACATAGGGGTGACTCGGCTTCTTCTCCCATAGGCTCTGCTTTATCTCCAAAAGAGTCCATCTTAGTAATGACTACAGAGTTTGAAAACAAGAAGCCTCATACCTTGAGTTCAGCTTACTTGATCTGTTAAGTCCATAATGCTGCCACAGAAACCTAATTTACACCTCGACAACAGTTAGCTTCAAACAagtaatctgattggacaagcaGCATTCCATGAATGCTTAATAAGAGTACAACAGCAATGAGTTGTCAATTAAAATTACAGCAGACAGTCTTTGTCTGGATTGATCAAACTGTCACCTTGAGCAAGTGTCATCACGCTCTTTGCTTCTGGTTGCACTATAAAAGGGCAGCAGTGGCTCAGTAGTATAGCAGGTTGTCTCTAAACCAGAGGTTTGatggtttgatccccagcttcttTTGCCGCCCGCTCCTGCAGGCACATGCTgaggtgtccttgggcaagacactaaatcCCAACATCACTCCCGCTGCTACACCCGCACTTTGCACAAAAGCCTCCGCCATCGTTGTGAATGGGTGACTGTGCCGTGCAGTggaaaagtgctttgagtagtctagAA from Labrus mixtus chromosome 20, fLabMix1.1, whole genome shotgun sequence carries:
- the LOC132954501 gene encoding uncharacterized protein LOC132954501, translating into MKQILTWQTFPSYDQEITVIQVMGFTEHVSPRVSITWIVSAVFISVSRAMELHTVPQVIAQCGDNVTLTCEARPSRPMDIKVFSWVFKNRTKCEYENGLPPHKGQCENSPQNTLKLTLTNVMPVDTGKYLCKIRSTVGGKWSPTQVTVQECAASRNYSINSTQATCWFSCHFPLCNVHWSQGDLNLTDSARTEIQMDQYERQFVVSTIDLEPKHLDQSYQCRLWPPSDINRLSFQTMTRTSTGHMFTLQWICAMVEILLLTFLT